One genomic window of Eggerthella timonensis includes the following:
- a CDS encoding TetR/AcrR family transcriptional regulator has translation MSATDDRGHADFSKFENLPEQRREAIVNAAVETFGRCDYKSASTEDIARRAGISKGLLFFYFKNKKELYLYLMEHLMEKVSDLVVDDGFYEIDDFFDLLVYAAETKRKVLSRFPYLLEFSVRAFYPEHKDIKDTMDSWTQRQIDLMFSTYFKNVRFDRFRDDIDPKYVLDLLIWLADGYLHQQRALHQRLDMDAMLDEMYRWCDMLKAYSYKEEYR, from the coding sequence ATGAGCGCAACGGACGATAGGGGGCATGCGGACTTCAGCAAGTTCGAGAACCTCCCCGAACAGCGACGCGAGGCTATCGTCAACGCCGCCGTGGAAACGTTCGGTCGATGCGACTACAAAAGCGCTTCGACCGAGGACATCGCACGACGCGCTGGCATCTCGAAGGGCCTTCTGTTCTTCTACTTCAAGAACAAGAAGGAGCTGTACCTCTACCTCATGGAGCACCTCATGGAGAAGGTGTCCGATCTGGTGGTGGACGACGGATTCTACGAGATCGACGATTTCTTCGATCTGCTCGTGTACGCAGCTGAAACCAAGCGCAAGGTGCTTTCGCGTTTCCCCTACCTGCTGGAGTTCTCCGTCCGGGCCTTCTACCCGGAGCACAAAGACATCAAGGACACGATGGACAGCTGGACGCAGCGGCAAATCGACCTGATGTTCTCCACGTACTTCAAGAACGTGCGGTTTGACCGGTTCCGCGACGACATCGACCCGAAGTACGTGCTCGACCTGCTGATTTGGCTGGCTGACGGCTACCTGCACCAGCAGCGCGCCCTGCATCAGCGCCTCGACATGGATGCGATGCTGGACGAGATGTACCGCTGGTGCGACATGCTGAAAGCCTATTCGTACAAGGAGGAATACCGATGA
- a CDS encoding ABC transporter ATP-binding protein: protein METASAHTRCTESLDADGFAAAQDDACAPAVAFEQVTKRFGDAVAVNDVDLAIEEGAFVTIIGSSGCGKTTLLKMVNALVMPDEGDVLVHGQATSSVDPIELRRNIGYAIQGSVLFPHLSVEQNIAYVPTLLNSGDRGRTEAAVTKWMDIIGLPRDIMDRYPAELSGGQAQRVGIARALAASPDILLADEPFSAVDAITRSSLQDEIKRIHRQTGITVLFVTHDIDEALDLGDKVLVMEAGRAVQFAPPCEILRSPATEFVDRLVTRKRTVYAR, encoded by the coding sequence ATGGAAACAGCATCCGCGCATACGCGTTGCACGGAATCCCTCGATGCCGACGGCTTCGCCGCTGCCCAGGACGACGCGTGCGCGCCCGCAGTGGCATTCGAGCAGGTGACCAAGCGCTTCGGCGACGCCGTGGCCGTGAACGACGTGGACCTCGCCATCGAAGAGGGCGCGTTCGTCACCATCATCGGCAGCTCGGGCTGCGGCAAAACCACGCTGCTGAAAATGGTGAACGCGCTGGTGATGCCCGACGAGGGCGACGTGCTCGTACACGGGCAGGCCACGTCGAGCGTCGATCCCATCGAGCTGCGCCGCAACATCGGCTACGCCATCCAAGGCAGCGTGCTGTTCCCCCACCTCAGCGTGGAGCAGAACATCGCGTACGTGCCCACGCTGCTGAACAGCGGCGACAGGGGCCGCACCGAGGCGGCCGTAACGAAGTGGATGGACATCATCGGGCTGCCGCGCGACATCATGGACCGCTACCCCGCCGAGCTGTCGGGCGGCCAGGCGCAGCGCGTCGGCATCGCCCGCGCGCTGGCGGCCAGCCCCGACATCCTGCTGGCCGACGAGCCGTTCAGCGCCGTGGACGCCATCACCCGCAGCAGCCTGCAGGACGAGATCAAACGCATCCACCGGCAGACGGGCATCACCGTGCTGTTCGTGACGCACGACATCGACGAGGCGCTCGACCTCGGCGACAAGGTGCTGGTCATGGAAGCAGGCCGCGCCGTGCAGTTCGCGCCGCCCTGCGAGATCCTGCGCAGCCCCGCCACCGAATTCGTCGACCGCCTGGTAACCCGCAAGCGCACCGTGTACGCACGCTAG
- a CDS encoding glycine betaine ABC transporter substrate-binding protein, producing the protein MIESMFALLVEKRAWFFDLLLQHIGISFISIALAALIGLSLGIAIAAWRRGAKPVLALVNFVYTIPSIALFGFLIPVTGIGDLTAIVALTVYALLPMVRNTYTGLTTIDPAIIEAARGMGSTDRQLLYRIELPLAAPIIMSGIRNMATMTIALAGIASFIGAGGLGVAIYRGITTNAPAMTLAGSVLIALLAIVVDLLLGLAEKSTRRHLEPSSARHRKRTGTQKGAGQGFRRRTGAVVAVGAAVVLIAGGAFAFANRGGGDNVVNIATKPMTEQYILGEMLNTLIEHDTDLTVELTQGVGGGTSNIEPGMEKGDFDLYPEYTGTGWNAVLKHDSTYDESMFDTMQQEYESQLNLTWVGMYGFNNTFGLAVSKDVAERYGLRTYSDLANVAGELAFGAEPDFYDRQDGYPGLQAAYGMDFGTTRDMDISLKYQALFENKVDAIVVSTTDGKVADDRLVVLEDDQHFYPSYLCGNVVRQDTLEKHPELRDELLKLQGAITDTDMARMNNAVETQGQEPKAVADAFLTEKGLM; encoded by the coding sequence TTGATCGAGTCCATGTTCGCCTTGCTCGTCGAAAAGCGCGCTTGGTTTTTCGACCTTCTTCTGCAGCATATCGGCATTTCCTTCATATCCATTGCGCTGGCGGCCCTCATCGGGTTGTCGCTCGGCATCGCCATCGCCGCGTGGCGGCGCGGAGCGAAACCGGTGCTCGCGCTGGTGAACTTCGTGTACACCATCCCGTCCATCGCGCTGTTCGGCTTCCTCATTCCCGTCACGGGCATCGGCGACCTCACGGCCATCGTGGCGCTCACCGTGTACGCGCTGCTGCCGATGGTGCGCAACACGTACACCGGCCTCACCACCATCGACCCCGCCATCATCGAGGCGGCGCGCGGCATGGGTTCCACCGACCGCCAGCTGCTCTACCGCATCGAGTTGCCGCTGGCCGCGCCCATCATCATGAGCGGCATCCGCAACATGGCCACCATGACCATCGCGCTGGCCGGCATCGCCAGCTTCATCGGCGCGGGCGGCCTGGGCGTGGCCATCTACCGCGGCATCACGACGAACGCCCCTGCCATGACGCTGGCGGGCAGCGTGCTGATCGCGCTGCTGGCCATCGTGGTTGACCTGCTGCTGGGGCTGGCCGAGAAGTCGACGCGCCGCCACCTCGAGCCGTCGAGCGCGCGCCATCGCAAGCGCACCGGGACGCAGAAGGGAGCGGGCCAAGGCTTTCGGCGGCGCACGGGCGCCGTCGTAGCCGTGGGCGCGGCCGTGGTGCTGATCGCAGGCGGGGCCTTCGCGTTCGCGAATCGCGGCGGAGGCGACAACGTGGTGAACATCGCGACGAAGCCCATGACCGAGCAGTACATCCTCGGCGAGATGCTGAACACGCTGATCGAGCACGACACCGATCTCACCGTGGAGCTGACGCAGGGCGTGGGCGGCGGTACGTCGAACATCGAGCCCGGCATGGAGAAGGGCGACTTCGACCTCTACCCCGAGTACACCGGAACAGGCTGGAACGCCGTGCTGAAGCATGACAGCACCTACGACGAGTCGATGTTCGACACCATGCAGCAGGAATATGAGTCGCAGCTGAATCTCACGTGGGTGGGCATGTACGGCTTCAACAACACGTTCGGCCTGGCCGTGAGCAAGGACGTGGCCGAACGCTACGGACTGCGCACGTACTCCGACCTCGCGAACGTGGCCGGCGAGCTCGCTTTCGGCGCGGAACCCGACTTCTACGACCGGCAGGACGGCTACCCCGGCTTGCAGGCTGCCTACGGCATGGACTTCGGCACCACGCGCGACATGGACATCAGCTTGAAGTACCAAGCGTTGTTCGAGAACAAGGTGGACGCCATCGTCGTGTCAACCACCGACGGCAAGGTGGCCGACGATCGCCTCGTGGTGCTCGAGGACGACCAGCACTTCTATCCCTCGTACCTCTGCGGCAACGTGGTGCGCCAGGACACCCTGGAGAAGCACCCCGAGCTGCGCGACGAGCTGCTGAAGCTGCAAGGCGCCATCACCGACACCGACATGGCGCGCATGAACAACGCCGTGGAAACGCAGGGGCAGGAGCCGAAAGCAGTGGCCGATGCGTTTTTGACCGAGAAGGGGCTGATGTAG
- a CDS encoding citrate/2-methylcitrate synthase, protein MASEKQIALYENFKAINSIDPASYEQFDVKRGLRNADGTGVIAGLTNIANVHGYVVSDGEKVADEGMLRYRGYDVYDLLGTDAADRRFNFEEVAYLLLMGELPTQEQLDRFIAALDAERELPDGFTASMIMRDTPPDIMNMLQRCILLLYAYDSEAEDRSPEHEIHTAISLISRLPRIMVLTYYAKQARFNNGSMIMHRFVPGQSTAETILSMLRPDRQFTADEARMLDIMLCLHAEHGGGNNSTFTTRVLTSSDTDPYSTYAGAIGSLKGWKHGGANHQVLAMQKELKENVADWSDEGQVADYLAKIVNKEAFDNTGLVYGMGHAVYTKSDPRAIICKQFAEKLAMGTEYEAEYRLLESIERLAPEVILREKGTSKDMCANIDMYSGFVYSMMGIPEDLFTPLFACARMSGWAAHRFEEIVSGKRIIRPAYKSIRSGKRDYVAMGDR, encoded by the coding sequence ATGGCTAGTGAAAAGCAGATCGCTCTGTACGAGAATTTCAAGGCGATCAACTCTATCGATCCGGCAAGCTACGAGCAGTTCGACGTGAAGCGCGGCTTGCGCAACGCCGACGGTACCGGCGTTATCGCGGGGCTCACGAACATCGCGAACGTCCACGGCTACGTGGTGTCCGACGGCGAGAAGGTGGCCGACGAGGGCATGCTGCGCTATCGCGGCTACGACGTGTACGACCTGCTGGGCACCGATGCCGCCGATCGTCGCTTCAACTTCGAGGAAGTCGCGTACCTCCTGCTCATGGGCGAGCTGCCCACGCAGGAACAGCTGGATCGCTTCATCGCCGCTCTCGACGCCGAGCGCGAGCTGCCCGACGGATTCACCGCGTCCATGATCATGCGCGACACGCCGCCCGACATCATGAACATGCTGCAGCGCTGCATCCTGTTGCTGTACGCCTACGACTCCGAAGCCGAGGATCGCTCGCCCGAGCACGAGATCCACACCGCCATCTCGCTCATCTCGCGTCTCCCGCGCATCATGGTGCTGACCTACTATGCGAAGCAGGCGCGCTTCAACAACGGCTCCATGATCATGCATCGCTTCGTCCCCGGCCAGTCCACGGCTGAGACCATCCTGTCCATGCTGCGCCCCGACCGCCAGTTCACCGCCGACGAGGCGCGCATGCTCGACATCATGCTGTGCCTGCACGCCGAGCACGGCGGCGGCAACAACTCCACGTTCACCACGCGGGTGCTGACCTCGTCCGACACCGATCCGTACTCCACGTACGCCGGCGCCATCGGCTCGCTGAAGGGCTGGAAGCACGGCGGCGCGAACCACCAGGTGCTCGCCATGCAGAAGGAGCTCAAGGAGAACGTGGCCGATTGGTCCGACGAGGGCCAGGTGGCCGACTACCTGGCGAAGATCGTCAACAAGGAGGCCTTCGACAACACGGGCCTCGTTTACGGCATGGGCCACGCGGTGTACACGAAGTCCGACCCGCGCGCCATCATCTGCAAGCAGTTCGCCGAGAAGCTGGCCATGGGCACGGAGTACGAGGCCGAGTACCGCTTGCTCGAGAGCATCGAGCGCCTCGCGCCCGAGGTGATTCTGCGCGAGAAGGGCACGAGCAAGGACATGTGCGCGAACATCGACATGTACTCCGGCTTCGTGTACTCGATGATGGGCATCCCGGAGGACCTGTTCACGCCGCTGTTCGCGTGCGCGCGCATGTCCGGCTGGGCCGCGCACCGCTTCGAGGAGATCGTCTCGGGCAAGCGCATCATCCGCCCCGCGTACAAGAGCATCCGCAGCGGCAAGCGCGACTACGTCGCCATGGGCGACCGCTAG
- a CDS encoding nucleoside deaminase — MTDEDYMRMAIEEAHRAEELDEVPIGAVVVYEPIDPATRRPLAEPQVIARACNLRETTQDPAGHAEFIALKQAADRLGVWRLTGCTVYVTLEPCVMCAGLMHQARVDRCVYGAADPKAGALGTLYAVNADKRLNHTFEATPQVLGDECAELLRSFFAKKRKKRGNPS, encoded by the coding sequence ATGACCGACGAAGACTACATGCGCATGGCAATCGAGGAGGCGCATCGCGCCGAAGAGCTGGACGAAGTCCCCATCGGGGCCGTCGTGGTGTACGAGCCCATCGACCCCGCGACCCGCCGTCCCCTGGCCGAGCCGCAGGTGATCGCGCGGGCGTGCAACCTGCGCGAGACGACGCAAGATCCCGCCGGGCATGCCGAGTTCATCGCGCTCAAGCAGGCGGCCGATCGCCTGGGCGTATGGCGGCTGACCGGCTGCACGGTGTACGTGACGCTGGAGCCGTGCGTGATGTGCGCGGGCCTCATGCATCAGGCGCGCGTCGACCGCTGCGTGTACGGCGCCGCCGACCCGAAGGCGGGCGCCCTCGGCACTCTGTACGCCGTCAACGCCGACAAGCGCCTCAACCACACCTTCGAAGCCACGCCCCAGGTGCTGGGCGACGAGTGCGCCGAATTGCTGCGAAGCTTCTTTGCGAAAAAGAGAAAGAAACGGGGGAACCCCTCATGA
- the ispE gene encoding 4-(cytidine 5'-diphospho)-2-C-methyl-D-erythritol kinase, translating to MTQTKAEARAERLANDEHAVDMLEVARRAQGVHVAGFTGPDAVELLAPAKVNLFLDIGGKRADGYHEAVSIMHSLMLHDVLHMKLAPGCGEGLSIDITCIAREGLPELDVPTERNIVAKAVRLLADKLGRASDERMVVCVEKHIPAEAGLGGGSSDAAAALLGAARLWGVPADDPRIEEAARALGADVAFFLHGGCACFTGVGDEFAHDLEPMRTSVVLVKPEGGVSTAEAYRAFDRHPTVIPQASREAALAATQAVDVPLCNNLVPVSEQLLPELVDIRAWASERADVEHVLMSGSGSAVFVQCPSFAAAGRVAADARMHGWWARATTFGSTRAAVVPTRVR from the coding sequence ATGACGCAAACCAAGGCGGAGGCGCGTGCCGAGCGCCTGGCGAACGACGAGCACGCGGTGGACATGCTGGAGGTGGCGCGCCGAGCGCAGGGCGTTCACGTTGCCGGCTTCACCGGCCCCGATGCGGTCGAGCTGCTGGCGCCGGCGAAGGTGAACCTGTTCCTCGACATCGGCGGGAAGCGCGCTGACGGCTACCACGAGGCCGTCAGCATCATGCACTCGCTCATGCTGCACGACGTGCTGCACATGAAGCTGGCGCCGGGTTGCGGCGAGGGGCTTTCGATCGACATCACGTGCATCGCGCGCGAGGGGCTTCCGGAACTCGACGTGCCCACGGAGCGCAACATCGTGGCGAAGGCCGTGCGTCTGCTGGCCGACAAGCTCGGCCGCGCGAGCGACGAGAGGATGGTCGTCTGCGTCGAAAAGCACATTCCCGCCGAAGCGGGGTTGGGCGGCGGCTCTTCCGATGCCGCTGCGGCGCTGCTGGGCGCGGCCCGCTTGTGGGGCGTGCCGGCCGACGATCCGCGCATCGAGGAGGCGGCGCGCGCCCTCGGCGCTGACGTGGCGTTTTTCCTGCATGGCGGCTGCGCGTGCTTCACCGGCGTGGGCGATGAATTCGCTCACGACCTTGAGCCCATGCGCACGAGCGTCGTGCTCGTGAAGCCCGAAGGCGGCGTGTCAACGGCCGAGGCGTACCGAGCGTTCGACCGGCATCCCACGGTGATTCCGCAGGCCAGCCGCGAAGCCGCGCTCGCCGCGACGCAAGCCGTCGACGTGCCGCTGTGCAACAACCTGGTGCCCGTCTCCGAGCAGCTGCTTCCGGAGCTCGTGGACATCCGCGCATGGGCGAGCGAGCGCGCTGACGTCGAGCACGTGCTCATGTCGGGCAGCGGTTCGGCCGTGTTCGTGCAGTGCCCCTCGTTCGCCGCAGCGGGGCGCGTTGCTGCCGATGCCCGCATGCACG